In the genome of Daucus carota subsp. sativus chromosome 9, DH1 v3.0, whole genome shotgun sequence, the window cattACTCCTGTTATTCATATGTTTCGGTTTTACTTGTACAGTTACGGATATCATCTGACATATTCTTTTATTTAGAATTCAAATATTaactatttttctttctttttttcttaagAATTGAAAATGGAATAGGTAATTAGAGCCTGTTTGGctgaatttataattttatagtgATTTATGACTtatcataacttatataataatCTCGGAGcttaaaatatctgtttggtaattttgacttattaatgaattatgagttattaaaaatataatagtaaaaataaaagtgatttgtAGGTAATTTATGTCTTattagtaatttttatcaaaattttttttgaaaaattaatttgcTGAAAAAAGTATCACAAAGGAATTTCTGGTTTTAAACTGTTATTCGCTTTCGCTGTAAAAAGTATCGAATGCAGCTTATACTGGTCTTTACAAAGCACGAATACTTCACTCACCCGTCACATCGCGCACTCGACTTTTTGAGATACTTTGGTGTTAAAGCATTTCTGTTGATAATTAATTCTGCAATAGTTGATTCTAACTACTTTATAATGCAATAATTgtgttatcaaataattttatgtAAATTGTTAATgataatgaatttatatatttgatcatttcatttatatataaaagtaactattgaaatacatgcataatataaaaattttacatattgatATTTGTCGAATTATCATATGTTTAGATTTCCCCAATTTTCCGTGCATTGTATCCGCACTCATGATTCGTTGACGGTTCCAGAATAGAACAACAAAAAGAAGATGATATGCTTAATAGATACAAACTGGAAGTTGCAAAAATCAGAAAGCATGAGACGCTGCATAATCTAATACCTCAGACTATAGTTCAATCAAAGATTATCAGTAGAGGGTTTACCagtatcataatattttttaacattttcgCTCACTCGACTGGAAAGCCCATATTTGGGTCGAGATTGGATCATGACCGCCTATTTTTGAGAGATAACTTTACTTTCGTGTATATAGTTAAATATGACAATATTTACCCATTTTTATGTTGAGAGTGGACCACGGACGTGCATCATTCGGACATAACTTTGCCTTCGtgtcaataataaaatatgataatatagggGGTCGCAGGTAGTCGAACCCGAATCTCTCACAAGTATAAGCACTGATATCATGTTAACGGATCAGTTTTCCCAAATTCTTAATACTTCATGATTAACATATACCCGATCCATTTTTATTTTGAGAAATCTGAAATAATCTCTCTATTGAGATTTTTTGTGTTACAACTGAAATTCTTATGAAGACTTGAACCACTCAGTGACTCAGATATCAAAATTGCTTAGAATGGTAAACGTTTTGTTAAAACAGGTAACCGAATGTGACGTCTTGATGCTTTGAGGTGGTTGCGAAAATCCCAGGCACTTTCAGCTCTGTTACATTTCAACAGGTAAACTAGTTAATTTGctgtcaaatttaaattttgtttgccAATGAAAAATGTTCTGTTTATTAATGTTTGTGAAAGATTTTTGTCAATGCTGAAGCTGAAATATGTATGCCTGTATCCTGTTTATTAGTTGTCTTGGCCATTTCAAACTTAGACACACACAAGACCACTCTTTTAGTGAGAAACCCTTTATTTGTATGATTTGCCGAACTCCGAATCATTGCTCGAAGAAGCCAAACAATTGCCTAAATCTGCACTTTAGAGTTTTCATTTCCTCTCATAGTTTACAGTTTCAGCTTTATTAATGCAGGCATTTCAAATTCTTATAAatttcaacttgccaacaaggTGCAGCCAAATTATTTTCGACAGAATTTAATTTCAACGGAATACTGTCGAAATTACTGAGTCGAAATTAATTTTTCGACTGAATTATGCGAGTTCTTTGTGGTGGTAGCAATATGCTGGTACAAACTGAACAGGACATTACAGGATGATGGGCGCACAGCCACTTCCGGAAGAGATGAGATCTAaggcttcactttgttcccagaTTCTTGGCCAGAATGAGGACCTACAAAACCACATATGTATGATGCAATGCACCTCGACAAGATTCATCCATTAtttacccaaaaaaaaaaactcaaatgcCTCAGAATGTACGATTCCAATATATTGGCACTCGATGAATATTATCTGAATCCGCATTCAATCATTCATAACATGTCGAGGCAGGCccgtattttacaaaaattcaaaaaacaagGTTCAAAACCGACCAacacttataaaatattttattcatgatTTTAATACATGTTCTGATGTTCATGTTTGAGATCAGAGCAAAGAATATAAGCCCTGCAGGTAATTTTCATAGTTCTTCGGTCTGTGTGTTTCGTCGGCATTATTTGCCGTAAGGAAATCGATAACTTTGTGACTAGGAAATGTCATGAATATACGGTAAAAAAATACTTATCAGATAAACATTTTTGAGTAAAAAACCAAATAAGTACAAAATAGAACACCACCTGTCAAAATGCATCAAGCCGAACATTCTCTAGATTATAGAAAAGAAGCAGCAGCCTATGGCATTACGGATGACAGTATGACACTATGTTATGGAGCATTTGGAAGTGATCTAGAGTCTCCATCATCAAGTAGAACCAGGGTCTCCACAAAAGGTATTGCCCGGAAAATAGTTTTGGTTGAGGAACAAAACTccttgaatttgaaatcccctgCATCAAAAACCACAATTGGTGCATCAGTACCAAGCTTCTGAAAAAGAACTTCATTGCCGCTGCTTCTCATACCCAGTGGACGAAAATATTCTTTCTCACTACTTCCAGATTCATACCTATATAGATCGTTCAAATTTTCATCATACACATGTATGCCCATATGGTCCGTTCCCGAgttataaaaagaaaacaaaagaatgACACGACCGCCTGCCCCCAACATATCAAACGTTACAACTGATCTGCTTTCCTCTGCATGCCACACTAGAGTATCTCGAAACATTAAATCTTTCATATTTAAAGAAATAATCCTCCTATTTCTCCACCAATATATTTGGTCCGATGCCAGCCAATACAAAGTACCATTAACATGTACAACTTTATCAAAGAAAGTCTTGGAATATGAAGGACCACTAGTCGCGATCAGATCCCATGAATTGCTGCTCAGACTATACACCTCAACCCTAAATACCTCTGTACAAGAGATCTTCGCAACCTTGTAATCGTCAGAATTTCTTTCGTACCAAAATCCATAAGCAGTGTGCTGtgaaaaatatttggattttggCAGAATTTTCAATTTCCGAATAGTAAAATTCCATAAATAAATTTGACTAAAAACATCATCTAATTTGGTATAGCAAATTAATCCATTGCAGCTCCCATGTAGTGTAACCCTCCTCTCAGGAAAAATCAAGCCATGATAGCCTTCAAGTCTTTCACTATTATAATTTCTTATCGAATAACAAAATCGTTTAGAATACGAGCAGAGAAAATACTCTGCATTACTAAGTGGACGAGAGAGGTGCATGGTAATAAAGCCGCGTGATTTGATCAAAACATACCATGATTTGCAGACAGAAGTGCATGTTACAATAGACTTAAAGCATTGTAGTTTCAAGAGTATCTGCTCTTGTATTTCATCAGGCAAGGAGGAATAATCAGGCGTAGAATAGTGAGGCGGCGGACTTGTTTTCTTGCCTCTCAACAACCATCGGCAGGTCACACGTCTAGGCATCCGTCGCCGGAACAGCCGTCTAGCCATCCTTCTGGTAGTTTTAACCTacgattaataataaaaaaaaggtcACGAAGCTAACATGAAACCCTAGCTAGGatgtatttaattgagatttaaAGAGTTATCATAATCTTCAGGCCAATGAGGATTTTAATAtgcttaaaattttgataatattcaattaaaattatttagaatctcttaaaatctatttttttttcatatttgattaaatcatttatttgcttataaaaagctattatttttttatataagttacatgataatttaaaaaaatagtgataaaatttttgtcgtctttttttttttttaataaaaatgaatcgattcattaattaaaagtcatacgacatctacaaatataatcgaaattggacagaaACTGAAGAATATTATTGTTCAATCCTTTCTTCTTGGAGGGACCACTACGCGATTTGGAGATGGTTTTAGATTCGGCCCTATTTTTGAGAGATAACTTTACTTTCGTgtccataattaaatatgaaaatatttaccCATTTTCGAGTCGAGATTGGATCACGGACGTCCATCTTTGTGACATAACTTTGCCTTCGTGTTCATAATTAGATATGATAATATAGGAGGTCGCAGGTAGTTGAACTTGAATCTCCTACAAATATGAGTACTCATATCATGTTAACTGACCAGTTTTCCTAAAATCTTAATACTTCATCATTAGCATATATGCGGTCCGTTTTTATTTAGAGAAATCTGAAATAATCTTTCTGTTGATATTTTTTGTC includes:
- the LOC108201414 gene encoding F-box/kelch-repeat protein At3g23880; its protein translation is MARRLFRRRMPRRVTCRWLLRGKKTSPPPHYSTPDYSSLPDEIQEQILLKLQCFKSIVTCTSVCKSWYVLIKSRGFITMHLSRPLSNAEYFLCSYSKRFCYSIRNYNSERLEGYHGLIFPERRVTLHGSCNGLICYTKLDDVFSQIYLWNFTIRKLKILPKSKYFSQHTAYGFWYERNSDDYKVAKISCTEVFRVEVYSLSSNSWDLIATSGPSYSKTFFDKVVHVNGTLYWLASDQIYWWRNRRIISLNMKDLMFRDTLVWHAEESRSVVTFDMLGAGGRVILLFSFYNSGTDHMGIHVYDENLNDLYRYESGSSEKEYFRPLGMRSSGNEVLFQKLGTDAPIVVFDAGDFKFKEFCSSTKTIFRAIPFVETLVLLDDGDSRSLPNAP